A single genomic interval of Stieleria maiorica harbors:
- a CDS encoding cytochrome c3 family protein translates to MRRDNLEIGLPPRDDRPGDSWMPAVAADGSDRGTRVRTWTGRRRRWTAIFGGTVAAGTLLTMSFVPRAALLKPGELSTPHAQILSGDVSTDACAACHHQAEVSPWAWFGSARDAHAGVTQSDLCMDCHHRTIAPNLAYAAHNLPLSVRDQMTETIRLASKRSGADDSGLLQRFIPDAAVDQNDVACGTCHKEHHGADADLLALSNTQCQTCHSKRFGAFPDSHPDWSKWPYGRGGTIAFNHATHQQTHFPAWKSGAKKFDCATCHPDVAQKRGEPAAARGELARVASYEDSCRGCHDDAMNVLAGKGIDFLSLPTLPGDALTGVEGWPDAASGYPDGVISPLAELMLRADEAVSGAVHAIPAADVSRLEGDADQTADRLNRLALGYQALIDQVGRSGQSVMRQRLLNLGISPGPFDAVLRSLPPQLIESAGRSWFSQPNPRGIPSASLARPRSRVRLVLADDEDLLGLDLLGDSNEDELLLGDPLAEDPLAEDPLAVPVVDPSPRATPTNAADLVQRGGWYRDDQRFAVSYRGHGHADPVMVGMIETFAQLADHDPLKQRFFDMPFVVACVSCHSGATAIPAAWNASNLVGRRGEFTKFSHRAHLNVAALADCTHCHQVRNQNALPDQHVVFAGTDFQPLPRQSCAGCHHAQAAGDACTQCHRYHIGP, encoded by the coding sequence ATGCGACGAGACAATCTGGAAATCGGACTGCCCCCCCGAGATGATCGCCCGGGCGATTCGTGGATGCCGGCCGTCGCCGCCGACGGATCGGATCGCGGCACGCGTGTTCGTACCTGGACTGGACGGCGTCGCCGTTGGACCGCCATCTTTGGGGGCACCGTCGCGGCGGGCACGCTGTTGACAATGAGTTTTGTGCCCCGCGCCGCGCTCCTGAAACCCGGTGAACTGTCGACGCCGCACGCCCAAATTCTCTCCGGCGATGTATCCACCGATGCCTGCGCCGCCTGCCACCATCAAGCCGAGGTGTCGCCCTGGGCGTGGTTTGGTTCCGCACGCGACGCCCATGCCGGTGTCACGCAATCGGACCTGTGTATGGATTGCCATCACCGCACGATCGCTCCGAATCTGGCCTATGCGGCGCACAATCTGCCGCTGTCGGTCCGGGATCAAATGACCGAGACGATTCGGTTGGCGTCGAAGCGTTCGGGGGCCGATGACAGCGGGTTGTTGCAACGATTCATTCCCGATGCCGCCGTCGACCAAAACGATGTCGCATGCGGGACCTGCCACAAAGAACACCACGGCGCCGACGCGGACCTGCTGGCGCTCTCCAACACCCAATGCCAAACCTGTCACAGCAAACGGTTCGGGGCGTTTCCCGATTCGCACCCGGATTGGTCCAAGTGGCCGTATGGTCGCGGCGGAACAATCGCCTTTAACCACGCCACCCATCAACAAACCCACTTTCCCGCGTGGAAGTCAGGTGCAAAGAAGTTCGACTGCGCCACGTGTCATCCCGACGTCGCCCAGAAACGTGGTGAACCAGCGGCAGCCCGCGGCGAACTGGCTCGCGTGGCAAGCTATGAAGACAGCTGCCGGGGGTGTCATGACGACGCGATGAACGTGCTGGCCGGCAAGGGGATCGATTTCCTATCGCTGCCAACGCTGCCGGGCGACGCGTTGACGGGCGTGGAGGGCTGGCCAGACGCGGCGAGCGGGTATCCCGACGGTGTGATCTCGCCGCTGGCAGAGTTGATGCTGCGTGCCGATGAGGCGGTCAGCGGTGCCGTGCATGCGATTCCGGCGGCTGATGTCAGTCGCCTGGAGGGCGACGCCGATCAAACGGCAGATCGACTGAACCGTTTGGCACTGGGGTATCAAGCATTGATCGATCAAGTCGGCCGTAGCGGTCAGTCCGTGATGCGACAGCGGTTGTTGAACCTGGGGATTTCACCGGGGCCGTTCGATGCGGTGCTGCGTTCGTTGCCGCCTCAATTGATCGAATCGGCCGGACGCAGCTGGTTTTCGCAGCCGAACCCCAGAGGGATACCGAGCGCGTCGCTGGCACGACCGCGATCGAGGGTTCGTTTGGTCCTGGCCGACGATGAAGACCTGCTGGGTTTGGATTTGCTGGGAGATTCCAACGAGGACGAGTTGTTGTTGGGAGATCCACTGGCTGAGGATCCACTGGCTGAGGATCCACTGGCTGTTCCAGTCGTCGATCCGTCGCCCCGGGCCACGCCGACCAACGCCGCGGACTTGGTGCAGCGGGGCGGATGGTATCGCGATGACCAACGTTTTGCCGTCAGCTATCGGGGGCATGGACACGCCGACCCGGTGATGGTCGGCATGATCGAGACGTTTGCGCAGCTGGCCGATCATGACCCGCTGAAACAGCGGTTCTTTGACATGCCGTTTGTGGTCGCCTGCGTGTCCTGCCATTCCGGGGCGACGGCGATTCCGGCGGCCTGGAACGCATCCAATCTGGTCGGCAGACGCGGAGAGTTCACGAAGTTCTCACACCGCGCGCATCTGAATGTCGCGGCACTGGCCGATTGCACGCATTGCCATCAGGTCCGAAATCAAAACGCTCTCCCAGACCAACACGTCGTCTTCGCGGGCACGGACTTCCAACCACTGCCGCGACAATCCTGCGCGGGCTGCCACCACGCCCAAGCCGCCGGCGACGCCTGCACCCAGTGCCACCGTTACCATATCGGCCCGTAG
- a CDS encoding cyclic nucleotide-binding domain-containing protein, giving the protein MDSTETIPVQRPSRWDEPLDASMTDADVAWLRTRGPFNQMDQSAFPKATPLTGILRHDCRLRRVEPGEVIVREGDYGNSAFLVITGNVRVLVDSLTDTQLGRQPTRSIGWGEALTRFLRRSPHPETRTPQQVSLNAGRDGQQSIRQVDDHPAIFLQDIDGVLRRHESVSLGPGELFGEVAAMYRSPRTATVIAETEAALVEIRWQGLRILRRDRRFADTLEQHYRRHWLPVHLREIPLLRYLPEENMQRVIQATELRSYGRMEWNADYRKTRKLHPADQIASEPLVVDQGQLPTELIVVRSGFGRMCVRHGAAHRTVAYLGKGHLFGIDEIAFNAMRPESMSAALYQHSLHAVGFLDALSIPIEVFATEVLPHIRKSELPESARALQRSFTEKRKDRRRHRSDQRSESTGSFSQDPSQDVQHATGVSFESTSMLEFIVQHRLNNGRDAMVIDLHRCTRCDDCVKACADVHDGNPRFVRQGVVHDRLQFVQACMHCSDPVCMIGCPTGAIARDQNTGVVSIHDSICVGCGVCAAACPYENIAMAEVVDRKGRPYVDQTSGKAIRKATKCDQCSGLPSGPACAAACPHDALVRIDLSQSPPLSHWLQKRG; this is encoded by the coding sequence ATGGATTCCACCGAGACGATTCCCGTGCAACGTCCCAGCCGATGGGACGAACCGCTTGACGCATCAATGACCGATGCCGACGTTGCCTGGCTGCGCACTCGGGGCCCGTTCAACCAAATGGACCAGTCGGCGTTCCCCAAAGCGACACCGCTGACGGGGATCTTGCGTCACGATTGTCGTCTTCGCCGCGTCGAGCCCGGTGAAGTGATCGTGCGCGAAGGTGACTATGGGAACAGTGCTTTCCTGGTGATCACCGGAAACGTCCGCGTGCTGGTCGATTCGTTGACCGACACGCAGCTCGGCCGTCAGCCGACGCGGTCGATCGGTTGGGGAGAGGCACTGACACGATTCTTGCGACGATCGCCGCACCCGGAAACCCGGACGCCGCAGCAAGTCAGTCTGAACGCGGGTCGCGACGGGCAACAATCGATTCGCCAGGTTGATGACCACCCGGCGATCTTCTTGCAAGACATCGACGGCGTGTTGCGACGGCACGAAAGCGTGTCTTTGGGACCGGGCGAGTTGTTCGGCGAAGTCGCGGCGATGTACCGTTCGCCTCGAACTGCCACGGTGATCGCCGAAACCGAAGCGGCGTTGGTGGAGATCCGCTGGCAGGGGCTTCGCATCCTGCGTCGCGACCGACGCTTTGCCGACACGCTGGAACAACATTACCGCCGCCACTGGTTGCCCGTTCATCTTCGTGAAATCCCCCTGCTACGGTACTTGCCTGAAGAAAACATGCAGCGGGTGATCCAAGCGACCGAGCTGCGGTCTTATGGCCGGATGGAATGGAACGCCGACTACCGCAAGACGCGCAAGTTGCACCCGGCCGATCAAATCGCCTCCGAACCCCTGGTCGTCGACCAGGGGCAGTTGCCGACCGAGTTGATTGTCGTGCGCAGCGGGTTCGGGCGAATGTGTGTGCGCCACGGTGCGGCGCACCGGACGGTCGCCTACCTGGGTAAGGGGCACTTGTTCGGAATCGACGAGATCGCTTTCAACGCGATGCGGCCCGAATCGATGAGCGCGGCCCTCTATCAACACTCGCTTCACGCCGTCGGTTTCCTTGATGCGCTTTCGATCCCGATCGAAGTTTTCGCGACCGAGGTCTTGCCCCATATTCGCAAGTCCGAGCTACCCGAATCGGCCCGGGCCTTGCAACGTTCCTTTACCGAAAAACGCAAGGATCGACGCCGTCATCGCAGTGACCAGCGGAGCGAATCGACGGGCAGTTTTTCACAGGATCCGTCGCAGGATGTCCAGCACGCGACGGGTGTCAGTTTTGAATCGACCAGCATGTTGGAATTCATCGTCCAGCATCGATTGAACAACGGCCGCGACGCGATGGTGATTGATTTGCATCGCTGCACGCGCTGTGATGACTGTGTGAAGGCCTGTGCGGACGTCCATGACGGCAACCCCCGATTTGTACGCCAAGGCGTCGTTCACGATCGGCTGCAGTTCGTCCAAGCCTGCATGCACTGCAGCGATCCGGTGTGCATGATCGGTTGCCCGACCGGAGCGATCGCACGCGATCAAAATACCGGCGTGGTTTCGATCCACGATTCGATCTGCGTCGGCTGCGGCGTCTGTGCCGCCGCCTGTCCGTATGAAAACATCGCGATGGCCGAGGTCGTCGACCGTAAAGGCCGGCCGTACGTCGACCAGACGAGCGGAAAGGCGATTCGCAAAGCGACCAAATGCGATCAATGCAGCGGGCTACCCTCGGGGCCGGCCTGCGCCGCGGCCTGTCCACACGACGCACTGGTTCGGATCGACCTGAGCCAGTCGCCGCCACTTTCTCATTGGCTTCAAAAGCGGGGGTAA
- a CDS encoding ATP-binding protein: MKPSFEFQPTNPFSTSFVAPSQVVYRFSHGSNATNPHNVDMQLESLLAKLRTTRRALIVGPHGTGKSTLLHTFLPKLQRSYPQVAFHQLSNDPSMGLRKRLAERFRAGKRVRDGLAELPQDGLLVVDGWEQMTHVSRLRVARSAANRKLTLLTTAHYRMPGWTVLHETRSNPKLIRSLADDLLSDSPYELRKMIDGHLKDRRLTAATNVRELWFEMYDLVEDAHAHEVKFHG, from the coding sequence TTGAAGCCATCGTTTGAATTCCAGCCCACGAATCCCTTTTCGACGTCGTTCGTTGCGCCCTCACAGGTGGTGTATCGGTTTTCGCACGGCAGCAACGCGACCAATCCGCACAACGTGGACATGCAATTGGAATCGTTGTTGGCAAAATTGCGGACGACGCGACGCGCGCTGATCGTCGGGCCTCACGGCACCGGCAAGTCGACGCTGCTGCACACGTTTCTGCCCAAGCTGCAGCGGAGTTACCCGCAGGTCGCGTTTCATCAGCTCAGCAACGACCCTTCGATGGGGTTGCGCAAGCGTTTGGCGGAGCGGTTTCGTGCCGGCAAACGGGTCCGCGACGGACTGGCAGAACTTCCCCAGGACGGACTGTTGGTGGTCGACGGATGGGAACAAATGACCCATGTTTCCCGGTTGCGTGTCGCCCGGTCGGCCGCCAATCGCAAGCTGACGCTGCTGACCACCGCACACTATCGGATGCCCGGATGGACCGTGTTGCACGAGACGCGTTCGAATCCCAAACTGATCCGATCCTTGGCCGACGACCTGCTTTCGGATTCACCGTACGAACTTCGCAAGATGATCGACGGTCATCTAAAGGACCGACGGCTCACTGCGGCCACCAATGTGAGAGAGCTGTGGTTCGAGATGTATGATCTGGTCGAAGACGCCCATGCCCATGAAGTGAAGTTTCACGGGTGA